In Phoenix dactylifera cultivar Barhee BC4 chromosome 11, palm_55x_up_171113_PBpolish2nd_filt_p, whole genome shotgun sequence, the following are encoded in one genomic region:
- the LOC103719006 gene encoding eukaryotic translation initiation factor 1A translates to MPKNKGKGGKNRKRGKNEADDEKRELVFKEDGQEYAQVLRMLGNGRCEAMCIDGTKRLCHIRGKMHKKVWIAAGDIVLVGLRDYQDDKADVILKYMPDEARLLKAYGELPDSTRLNEGIGGGLDEEDEGAGDDYIEFEDEDIDKI, encoded by the coding sequence atgcCGAAGAACAAGGGGAAGGGAGGGAAGAACCGGAAGAGGGGAAAGAACGAGGCGGACGACGAGAAGCGGGAGCTCGTATTCAAGGAGGACGGCCAGGAGTACGCCCAGGTGCTCCGGATGCTCGGCAACGGGCGTTGCGAGGCCATGTGCATCGACGGCACCAAGCGCCTCTGCCACATCCGCGGCAAGATGCACAAGAAGGTGTGGATCGCCGCCGGCGACATCGTCCTCGTCGGCCTCCGCGACTACCAGGACGACAAGGCCGACGTCATCCTCAAGTACATGCCCGACGAGGCCAGGCTGTTGAAGGCCTATGGCGAGCTCCCCGATAGCACTCGCCTCAACGAGGGCATCGGCGGAGGCCTCGACGAGGAGGATGAGGGCGCTGGCGACGACTACATCGAGTTCGAGGATGAGGACATCGACAAGATCTAA